The following coding sequences are from one Anolis sagrei isolate rAnoSag1 chromosome 6, rAnoSag1.mat, whole genome shotgun sequence window:
- the CLDN12 gene encoding claudin-12: MGCRDVHAATVLAFLSGTAALSGLIAAALLPNWRQMRLYTFNKNEKNVTVYTGLWIKCVRADGSKDCVIYDTEWYTAIDQLDLRVLQLALPISMLTTVLALFLCLIGMCNTAFVTTVPNIKQARCLINSAGCHLVAGLFFLLACVICLTPSVWVIFHNQVMNKKYEPVFSFDISVYIAIASAGGLLFTAILLFLWYCACKALPSPFWQPLYSHAPSVHSYASQPYSARSRHSAIEIDIPVVTHAT; encoded by the coding sequence ATGGGCTGCCGCGATGTCCACGCTGCAACAGTCctggccttcctttctggaaCAGCTGCCTTATCGGGACTCATTGCTGCTGCTCTGCTTCCGAACTGGAGACAAATGCGACTTTATACCTTCAACAAAAATGAAAAGAATGTGACAGTGTACACCGGGCTCTGGATTAAGTGCGTCCGAGCTGATGGGAGCAAAGACTGTGTGATCTATGACACCGAATGGTACACCGCAATCGATCAGCTGGATTTGCGTGTCCTCCAGCTTGCTCTCCCCATAAGCATGCTCACTACTGTCCTGGCTCTGTTTCTCTGTCTGATTGGCATGTGCAACACAGCCTTTGTTACCACAGTGCCCAACATCAAACAAGCCCGATGCCTTATAAACAGCGCAGGCTGCCATCTTGTGGCTGgcctcttctttctcctggcatgtgtCATTTGCTTGACGCCATCTGTTTGGGTCATCTTTCACAATCAAGTAATGAACAAGAAATATGAACCTGTTTTCAGCTTTGATATCTCAGTGTACATTGCTATTGCCAGTGCAGGAGGTTTGTTGTTCACCGCCATTCTCTTGTTCCTCTGGTATTGTGCCTGTAAAGCCCTACCTTCCCCATTCTGGCAGCCTCTATATTCACATGCGCCTAGTGTGCACAGCTATGCTTCCCAGCCCTATTCTGCACGATCGCGCCACTCCGCCATTGAAATTGACATCCCTGTTGTTACACATGCTACTTAA